In Candidatus Desulfofervidus auxilii, one genomic interval encodes:
- a CDS encoding IS607 family transposase yields the protein MEERPRVAIYMRIAAKKHLSYLEKQKEKLCRYCQKKGYEVALEVAEIASGINEKRKGLQRLMNAAKRGEFEKIVVESKDRLARFGVSYLYAYFIKCGVKIEIPNKTKDWEQTEELIDDLVSMVRFLTNKIYELKKEETYDRSN from the coding sequence ATGGAAGAAAGGCCAAGAGTGGCAATCTATATGCGGATAGCGGCCAAAAAGCATTTGTCTTACTTAGAGAAACAAAAGGAAAAATTATGCAGATATTGCCAAAAGAAAGGATATGAAGTCGCCTTAGAAGTAGCTGAAATCGCAAGTGGCATTAATGAAAAAAGAAAGGGATTGCAAAGATTGATGAATGCAGCTAAACGAGGTGAGTTTGAAAAGATTGTGGTAGAGAGTAAAGACCGTTTAGCCCGATTTGGTGTAAGCTATCTCTACGCCTATTTCATTAAGTGCGGTGTAAAGATTGAAATACCTAATAAAACAAAGGATTGGGAACAAACAGAGGAATTGATAGATGATTTAGTAAGTATGGTTAGGTTTTTAACCAATAAAATTTATGAGTTAAAAAAGGAGGAAACTTATGATAGAAGCAATTGA
- a CDS encoding CBS domain-containing protein, with protein MKITDIMTKDLVRVEENTAIAWVISKMKHFKIRSLIVERVDKNEPYGMITVRDVVYKVIAKGLDPETVEVKDIMSEPAVYVSSDMDVKKVAQFMAEKGVSRVLVKKEDKLVGIASLLDILKAF; from the coding sequence ATGAAGATTACAGATATAATGACTAAAGATTTGGTGAGAGTTGAGGAAAACACTGCGATTGCCTGGGTAATTTCCAAAATGAAACACTTTAAGATTCGTTCTTTAATTGTAGAAAGGGTGGATAAAAATGAACCTTATGGGATGATTACTGTCAGAGACGTCGTCTATAAGGTGATTGCCAAAGGTTTAGACCCTGAAACAGTGGAAGTAAAGGATATCATGAGTGAACCTGCTGTTTATGTTTCTTCTGATATGGACGTAAAGAAAGTAGCCCAGTTTATGGCAGAAAAAGGAGTGTCCCGGGTATTGGTAAAAAAAGAAGATAAGTTAGTAGGCATTGCCAGTTTATTAGATATTCTTAAGGCATTTTGA
- a CDS encoding isocitrate/isopropylmalate family dehydrogenase, producing MIEAIERAKQHFGKLLEEQLERIERMKKGEDWIDYSTLKPIIIGFISGDGIGPYITKEAKRVLEFLLKDELENGTVKLNVIEGLTIENRAKAMKAIPDDVLDEIKKCHVLLKGPLYTPKKGDKWPNIESANVAMRRELDLFANVRPVKVPSEGIDWIFFRENTEGEYVLGKRGINVTEDLAVDFKVITTQGAERIIRMAFDYAKKNKINKVTVVTKANVVKTTDGKFLSVAEQIAQEYPEVEWDDWFIDIMAAKLVDPKRRTQFRVVVLPNLYGDIITDEAAEFQGGVGTAAGANIGKRYAMFEAIHGTAPRMVEEGRAQYADPSSLLRATAMLLNHIGFLDKAKRLEMALDICGQYEKKLVITGRADGATGADFADYLMETIQEPNLESKWQSYQ from the coding sequence ATGATAGAAGCAATTGAAAGAGCAAAGCAACATTTTGGAAAATTATTGGAAGAACAGCTTGAAAGAATTGAACGGATGAAAAAAGGAGAAGATTGGATTGATTATTCTACGTTAAAACCTATTATAATAGGGTTTATTAGCGGTGATGGCATTGGGCCATATATTACTAAAGAAGCCAAACGTGTGTTAGAATTTCTTTTAAAAGATGAACTTGAAAATGGAACAGTTAAATTGAATGTGATAGAGGGTCTTACTATAGAGAACCGGGCAAAGGCCATGAAGGCCATACCCGATGATGTCTTGGATGAGATTAAAAAATGCCATGTTTTACTAAAAGGACCATTATACACGCCAAAGAAAGGAGATAAATGGCCTAATATTGAAAGTGCAAATGTGGCCATGCGACGGGAGCTTGACTTATTTGCCAATGTAAGACCAGTGAAAGTGCCAAGTGAAGGGATAGATTGGATATTTTTCAGAGAGAATACAGAAGGAGAATATGTGCTAGGGAAAAGAGGGATAAATGTCACTGAAGACCTGGCTGTTGATTTTAAAGTCATCACTACCCAAGGTGCTGAAAGAATTATAAGAATGGCCTTTGATTATGCCAAGAAAAACAAAATTAATAAAGTAACCGTAGTAACCAAGGCAAATGTGGTGAAGACTACCGATGGCAAGTTCCTTTCTGTGGCTGAACAAATAGCACAGGAATATCCTGAAGTAGAATGGGATGACTGGTTTATTGACATTATGGCAGCTAAATTGGTAGACCCTAAAAGGAGGACCCAATTTAGAGTGGTGGTGTTGCCTAATCTTTATGGAGATATAATTACAGATGAAGCAGCAGAGTTTCAAGGAGGTGTGGGAACAGCGGCAGGGGCCAATATTGGTAAGAGATATGCCATGTTTGAAGCCATCCACGGCACAGCTCCCAGGATGGTGGAAGAAGGAAGGGCCCAATATGCTGACCCCTCCAGTTTATTGCGAGCTACTGCTATGCTTTTAAACCATATTGGTTTCTTAGATAAGGCCAAGAGGTTGGAAATGGCCTTGGATATTTGTGGTCAATATGAAAAGAAACTGGTAATTACAGGAAGGGCAGACGGGGCTACGGGAGCAGACTTTGCCGATTATTTAATGGAAACCATTCAAGAACCTAATTTAGAGAGTAAATGGCAAAGTTATCAATAA
- a CDS encoding TonB-dependent receptor plug domain-containing protein has translation MIAYTYVKTFFIILWLTPFFFWLTNVYAQISLPPIVVTASRLPQPSTEIGREIEIIEAEEIRQLPVHSVDELLEYFSSIDVRNRGISGIQSDFSLRGSSFEQVLFLINGMPINDPQTGHHHGDIPITLSEIDRIEVVLGGASALYGHGGFGGVINIITKKQTKPKIKVKYAHGEYDYNLEKIGLTTPTWQDNQLSLNWERQLSNGYHINTDFDTKLGNLSFNSKNWQIFMGFSDKRFGANSFYTPKYPWQWERTQTQLFLTKTKFQIGNIHFQPAFIYRRHDDHFFLDRNNPDFYQNHHHTHVYNFRLPFNKQIANIKIAGGTEFSREDIKSNSLGSHFRWHEGIFLSLSPALEKINTNLDLRLDHYSEDLGTEFSHNLSFAYKLRPDLKLRWATGRSFRIPSFTELYYQSPANIGNPALRAEHAWHLESGIDIFKSKWQAGVTIFYRWGRDIIDWVMKEGFWQAENLTRVNTFGLSLNFTIWWDKHSLRFDYTYLNQSSNPQVYAKYLNYLRHKTDFIFLSHWPGKVDTSLVLSYQKRLDQTAYPLLDIKIKKIFNYSHGKCSIFIEGKNLLDADYEDIGGVPMPDVWIWGGIEIEIF, from the coding sequence GTGATTGCATACACTTACGTTAAAACATTTTTTATAATTTTATGGTTAACCCCCTTTTTTTTCTGGTTAACAAATGTCTATGCCCAGATATCTCTTCCCCCAATAGTAGTCACTGCCAGTAGACTCCCTCAACCCTCTACTGAGATTGGACGTGAAATAGAAATTATTGAGGCTGAGGAAATCAGACAGTTACCTGTCCATTCGGTGGATGAATTATTGGAATATTTTAGCAGTATAGATGTCCGCAATCGGGGGATTTCTGGTATTCAATCTGATTTTAGCCTGCGGGGAAGTAGTTTTGAGCAAGTGTTATTTCTGATAAATGGTATGCCTATAAATGACCCTCAAACTGGGCATCATCATGGTGATATTCCCATAACTCTGAGTGAGATTGACCGTATAGAAGTGGTCCTAGGTGGGGCAAGTGCCTTATACGGACATGGGGGATTTGGTGGAGTGATTAACATTATTACTAAAAAACAGACAAAACCTAAAATAAAGGTAAAATATGCTCATGGGGAGTATGACTATAATCTAGAGAAGATTGGACTTACCACGCCTACCTGGCAAGATAATCAATTGAGCCTTAATTGGGAACGTCAATTGAGTAATGGTTATCACATAAACACCGACTTTGACACTAAATTAGGTAACCTTTCTTTTAACAGCAAAAATTGGCAAATTTTTATGGGATTTTCTGATAAAAGATTTGGGGCAAATAGTTTTTATACTCCTAAATATCCCTGGCAATGGGAGCGCACCCAAACTCAATTATTTTTAACTAAAACCAAATTTCAAATAGGAAATATTCATTTCCAGCCCGCCTTTATTTATCGTAGACATGATGACCATTTTTTCTTAGATAGAAACAATCCTGATTTTTATCAAAATCACCATCATACCCATGTTTATAACTTCAGACTGCCTTTTAATAAGCAAATAGCCAATATAAAAATAGCAGGAGGAACAGAATTTTCCCGGGAAGATATAAAAAGTAATAGTTTAGGTAGTCATTTTCGCTGGCATGAGGGTATTTTTTTAAGTCTTAGCCCCGCTTTAGAAAAAATAAATACTAACTTGGACTTGCGCCTAGACCATTATTCTGAAGATTTAGGGACAGAATTTTCACATAACTTAAGCTTTGCTTATAAATTAAGACCTGATTTAAAATTAAGATGGGCTACTGGGCGTTCCTTCCGCATACCAAGTTTTACTGAACTTTACTACCAATCTCCAGCCAATATAGGTAATCCTGCTTTAAGAGCAGAACATGCTTGGCATTTAGAAAGTGGGATAGATATTTTTAAATCTAAATGGCAAGCAGGAGTGACCATATTTTACCGCTGGGGAAGAGATATAATTGATTGGGTGATGAAAGAAGGGTTCTGGCAGGCAGAAAACTTAACCAGAGTTAACACTTTTGGACTTAGCTTAAATTTCACTATTTGGTGGGATAAACATAGTTTAAGATTTGATTATACTTACTTAAACCAAAGTAGTAATCCTCAAGTTTATGCTAAATATTTGAACTATTTAAGGCATAAGACAGATTTTATTTTTCTTTCACATTGGCCAGGAAAGGTGGATACGAGTCTTGTTCTTTCTTATCAGAAACGTCTAGACCAAACTGCTTATCCTCTTTTAGATATAAAAATTAAAAAGATATTTAATTATAGTCATGGAAAGTGTTCTATTTTCATAGAGGGTAAAAATCTTTTAGATGCCGATTATGAAGATATAGGTGGGGTGCCCATGCCTGATGTATGGATTTGGGGAGGGATAGAAATCGAGATATTTTAA
- a CDS encoding biotin--[acetyl-CoA-carboxylase] ligase gives MRKRILGLLYQEKDFVSGEALSKRLGISRVGVWKHIQVLRKEGYVIEASNKGYRLISAPDLLLPEELAELDKKVYYFEEVSSTMDVARKLAQKGEEAIVIAETQTKGKGRRGRYWHSGRGGIYFSLILKPTINPSQAHLVNLLAGVAVAITIRKLFNINATLKWPNDVLINEKKVCGILAEMEAEADIVRFIILGIGINVNNNISDRIKSAISLREILGKEVSKKKLFLPLIKEIEKLQSFLNQPKVLVNRWKRLSSTLGRHVRVIIQNKILEGEAIDIDNDGALILKTSDEGLKRVVAGDCIHLR, from the coding sequence ATGCGAAAAAGGATTTTAGGTTTACTTTATCAAGAAAAGGATTTTGTCTCTGGTGAGGCCTTGAGCAAAAGACTTGGTATCTCCAGGGTGGGGGTGTGGAAGCATATTCAGGTTCTACGTAAAGAGGGGTATGTGATAGAGGCTTCAAATAAGGGATATCGGTTAATATCTGCACCTGATTTGCTCTTGCCAGAGGAATTGGCTGAGCTGGACAAAAAAGTCTATTATTTTGAGGAAGTTTCTTCCACTATGGATGTGGCCAGAAAGTTGGCTCAAAAGGGAGAAGAAGCCATAGTTATTGCTGAAACTCAAACAAAAGGGAAAGGGCGTCGGGGCAGGTACTGGCATTCAGGCAGAGGTGGCATTTATTTTTCTTTGATTTTAAAGCCAACAATAAATCCATCTCAGGCCCATTTGGTCAATTTACTTGCTGGGGTGGCTGTGGCAATTACCATAAGGAAGTTATTTAACATAAACGCTACGCTTAAATGGCCAAATGATGTGCTTATCAATGAAAAAAAAGTTTGTGGCATCCTAGCTGAAATGGAAGCTGAGGCAGATATAGTAAGGTTTATTATTTTAGGTATTGGTATAAATGTAAATAACAACATCTCTGATAGGATAAAAAGTGCTATTTCTTTGAGAGAAATCCTAGGAAAAGAAGTTTCTAAAAAGAAGCTATTTTTGCCCCTTATAAAGGAAATAGAAAAATTACAGTCCTTTTTAAACCAACCTAAGGTGCTTGTTAATAGATGGAAACGGCTTTCTTCTACACTTGGGCGTCATGTAAGGGTTATTATTCAAAATAAAATATTAGAAGGAGAGGCTATAGATATTGATAATGATGGTGCATTAATTTTAAAAACTAGTGATGAAGGTTTAAAAAGAGTGGTTGCTGGTGATTGCATACACTTACGTTAA
- a CDS encoding citrate/2-methylcitrate synthase, with product MMQPQKPDYLLFDRNTQAIFYGYQVRAIQRMLDFDYICQRETPSVAAIVAPTRNNGLHKCFFGNKEILIPIYRHFEEAVTKHPQADVVINFSSYRSAYPTTMQALETDSIRTIAIIAEGIPERYAREMAAIAKEKGKWIIGPATVGAIVAGAFKIGNAAGTLENIIRCKLYRPGTVGFVSVSGGLFNELNNIISQATDGVYEGVAIGGDLYPGSTFIDHCLRYEANPDIKMIVLLGELGGTDEYMVVEAIKRGEISKPVVAWCIGTCTKLFPGEVQFGHAGARARTELETADAKNKALKDAGAIVPKSFDELRRVIRETFNELKKKGLIPEISEPEPPPVPEDFTNALAKGTVRRPTNFICTVSDERGEDVLYGGVPLTEVIEKNYSLGEVIGLLWLKCKLPKWASNFIEMCLKIVADHGPCVSGAHNAIVTARAGKDLISSLVSGLLTIGPRFGGAIDGAAYYFRKFYNENKTSRQMVDEMKAAGILIPGIGHRIKSVRNPDKRVELLKNYAKTQFPQTRYLNFALEVEKITTAKRGNLILNVDGCIGVLFVDMLNSCGFSSEEIDEIIEAGTLNAIFVLGRSMGIIAHVLDQKRLKSGLYRHPWDDVLFRVEPPKVIGG from the coding sequence ATGATGCAGCCACAAAAACCAGATTATTTATTATTTGATAGAAATACCCAAGCTATTTTTTATGGGTATCAGGTAAGGGCCATTCAAAGGATGTTGGATTTTGACTATATCTGCCAAAGGGAAACACCCAGTGTAGCCGCCATTGTTGCCCCTACCAGAAATAATGGTCTTCATAAGTGTTTTTTTGGTAATAAAGAAATTTTAATCCCTATTTATCGCCATTTTGAAGAAGCAGTAACCAAACATCCTCAAGCAGATGTAGTGATTAATTTTTCTTCTTATCGCTCTGCCTATCCCACTACCATGCAGGCCTTGGAAACAGATTCTATTCGCACCATTGCCATTATAGCTGAGGGTATACCAGAAAGATATGCCAGAGAAATGGCTGCCATTGCTAAAGAAAAGGGCAAATGGATTATTGGTCCTGCCACCGTGGGAGCCATTGTGGCTGGGGCATTCAAGATTGGGAATGCCGCAGGCACCTTAGAAAACATTATTCGCTGCAAGCTTTATAGACCAGGGACAGTGGGATTTGTTTCTGTCTCAGGTGGTCTTTTTAATGAGTTAAACAATATCATTTCTCAGGCCACAGATGGTGTGTATGAAGGTGTAGCCATTGGTGGTGACCTCTATCCTGGTTCTACTTTTATTGACCATTGTCTCAGGTATGAAGCCAATCCTGATATAAAGATGATTGTGCTTTTAGGAGAATTGGGTGGGACAGATGAATATATGGTTGTGGAAGCTATAAAAAGAGGTGAGATATCTAAGCCAGTGGTTGCTTGGTGTATTGGCACTTGCACTAAACTATTCCCAGGAGAAGTGCAGTTTGGTCATGCTGGGGCCAGAGCCAGAACTGAACTGGAGACTGCAGACGCTAAAAACAAAGCATTAAAAGATGCAGGTGCCATTGTTCCCAAGTCCTTTGATGAGTTGAGAAGGGTAATTAGAGAAACCTTTAATGAATTAAAAAAGAAAGGGCTTATCCCTGAAATTTCAGAACCAGAGCCTCCGCCTGTGCCTGAAGACTTTACCAATGCTCTAGCTAAAGGCACAGTCAGAAGACCAACAAATTTCATCTGCACTGTTAGCGATGAACGTGGAGAAGATGTTTTGTATGGAGGTGTGCCTTTAACAGAAGTAATTGAGAAAAATTATAGTTTAGGTGAGGTAATAGGACTTCTATGGTTAAAATGCAAGTTGCCTAAGTGGGCCAGTAATTTTATAGAAATGTGTTTAAAAATCGTAGCTGACCACGGTCCTTGTGTTTCTGGTGCACATAATGCCATTGTTACGGCTAGAGCAGGAAAGGATTTGATTTCTTCTTTGGTTAGCGGACTTTTAACCATCGGTCCCCGTTTTGGAGGGGCCATTGATGGTGCTGCTTATTATTTCCGTAAATTCTATAATGAAAATAAGACATCACGACAAATGGTAGATGAGATGAAGGCAGCAGGTATTCTCATTCCAGGTATTGGTCATAGGATAAAAAGTGTGCGGAATCCAGACAAAAGAGTGGAATTGTTAAAAAATTATGCTAAAACACAATTTCCACAAACAAGATACCTAAACTTTGCCTTAGAAGTAGAAAAGATTACTACTGCCAAACGGGGAAATTTGATTCTGAATGTAGATGGTTGTATCGGGGTGCTATTCGTAGATATGCTTAATAGCTGTGGTTTTAGCTCAGAAGAAATAGATGAAATTATTGAAGCAGGCACCTTAAACGCCATCTTTGTTCTAGGTAGGAGCATGGGTATTATTGCCCATGTTTTGGACCAGAAACGTTTAAAATCAGGTCTTTATCGTCATCCATGGGATGATGTGTTGTTTAGAGTTGAGCCACCCAAGGTAATTGGAGGTTAG
- a CDS encoding ATP citrate lyase citrate-binding domain-containing protein produces the protein MAQKAIREYDAKKLLAKYFSEKGLDYPFKAVLITPDSKWKEVEKEHPWLKKEKLVVKPDQLFGKRGKHGLVLVNASLKEVKDWIKERMEKEVTIGKISDKLTHFLIEPFIPHESEYYLAITMEREGDRIYMSDEGGVEIEEIWDRVKQVSVPVLGDKKNLKKLIGKNLPKGIVEKESFVQFAINIYQFFTDYHFTYLEFNPLTIKDNMLYPLDTVARLDDTAHFECAEKWGDIEFPTPFGRKYRPEERYIQKLDAASGSSLKLTILNPHGRIWTMVAGGGASVVYTDTVSDLGFAHELGNYGEYSGNPTTDETYEYAKTILDLMTREPDKEGRPKVLIIGGGIANFTDVAKTFDGIIKALEDYADRLKAVNAKIYVRRGGPNYEKGLVRIREACERLGLPIDVYGPEAHMTRVVKLALEEKAA, from the coding sequence ATGGCACAAAAGGCTATTAGAGAATATGATGCCAAAAAGTTACTGGCTAAGTATTTCTCTGAAAAAGGTTTAGACTACCCCTTTAAGGCAGTGTTAATTACGCCAGATTCAAAATGGAAAGAAGTAGAGAAAGAGCACCCTTGGCTAAAAAAAGAAAAGTTAGTGGTTAAACCTGATCAACTCTTTGGTAAAAGGGGAAAACATGGCTTGGTATTGGTCAATGCTTCTTTAAAGGAAGTCAAGGATTGGATTAAGGAAAGAATGGAAAAAGAAGTAACCATTGGTAAAATTTCTGATAAGTTAACTCACTTTTTGATAGAGCCATTTATTCCTCATGAAAGTGAGTATTATTTGGCCATAACCATGGAAAGAGAAGGAGATAGAATTTATATGTCTGATGAAGGAGGAGTAGAAATTGAAGAGATATGGGATAGGGTAAAACAAGTATCTGTGCCTGTTTTAGGAGACAAGAAAAATTTAAAAAAGCTTATTGGAAAAAACCTACCTAAAGGTATTGTGGAAAAAGAAAGCTTTGTTCAATTTGCAATAAACATTTATCAATTTTTTACTGATTATCACTTTACTTATTTGGAATTTAACCCCCTCACTATCAAAGATAATATGCTCTATCCCCTGGATACAGTGGCGCGTCTGGATGACACAGCCCATTTTGAGTGTGCGGAAAAATGGGGGGATATTGAATTTCCCACGCCTTTTGGACGAAAATACAGACCAGAAGAACGTTATATTCAAAAATTGGATGCTGCTAGTGGGTCTTCTTTAAAGCTTACCATCTTAAATCCCCACGGACGCATCTGGACCATGGTGGCTGGAGGTGGTGCAAGTGTAGTCTATACAGATACTGTATCTGATTTGGGTTTTGCCCATGAATTGGGAAATTATGGGGAATATAGTGGTAATCCTACTACCGATGAAACATATGAATATGCCAAGACCATTTTAGATTTGATGACTAGAGAACCCGATAAAGAAGGAAGACCAAAGGTGCTTATTATTGGAGGTGGAATTGCCAATTTTACTGATGTGGCCAAGACCTTTGATGGCATTATCAAGGCATTGGAAGATTATGCGGATAGGTTAAAGGCAGTTAATGCCAAGATTTATGTGCGTCGAGGTGGCCCCAATTATGAAAAAGGACTGGTCAGGATAAGAGAGGCTTGTGAAAGACTAGGTTTGCCCATTGATGTCTATGGTCCAGAGGCCCATATGACTAGGGTAGTGAAGTTAGCTTTAGAAGAAAAAGCTGCTTAA
- a CDS encoding aconitate hydratase — translation MGKTLTQKILEAHLVSGKYKPGEEIAIAIDQTLTQDATGTMCYLQFEAMGIPRVKTKLSVSYIDHNTIQAGFENPDDHKYLQTIAAKYGIILSRAGNGICHQVHLERFAKPGETLLGSDSHTPTAGGVGMVGIGAGGLDVAVAMAGGPFCMVCPKVIRVNLRGKLPPWVSAKDVVLKVLEIFGTKGNVGCVFEYTGEGVKYLTVPERATITNMGAECGVTFSIFPSDENTRKFLRAQAREINWTSLSPDEDAHYDKEVEINLSELVPLIACPHSPGNVKKVEEVAGISVDQVCIGSCTNSSYRDLMIVAQILDGKKCHPDVSFVVAPGSRQVLRMLAKNGALDKLVAAGARIAECACGFCIGNSQAPRSNGISLRTINRNFLGRCGTKTAQVYLVSPETAAAAVITGQITDPRTLDITYPEIEMPEQFLIDDAMFIHPASEPEKIEIYRGPNIGEPPKNEPMPEKIEGVVTIKVGDEITTDHIIPAGSRMKYRSNVPKYAEFVFEVIDPEFHKRAKTYKEQGKHNVIVSGLSYGQGSSREHAAICPMYLGVKAVIGKSFERIHAANLVNFGIAPLLFKNPADYDAIEQGDELEIPSIREKIKAGEDLVVENKTKGTKFEVTYQLSEREKQILLAGGTLAYMKGKA, via the coding sequence ATGGGAAAGACATTGACCCAAAAGATTTTAGAAGCGCACTTAGTTTCAGGGAAGTATAAACCAGGTGAGGAAATAGCTATTGCTATAGATCAAACTCTAACCCAGGATGCTACTGGGACTATGTGTTATTTACAGTTTGAGGCCATGGGTATTCCCCGCGTAAAGACCAAACTTTCAGTGAGTTATATTGACCACAACACTATCCAAGCAGGTTTTGAGAATCCTGATGACCACAAATATCTTCAAACCATAGCGGCTAAATATGGCATCATCCTTTCTAGGGCAGGCAATGGTATCTGCCACCAAGTGCACCTAGAACGTTTTGCCAAACCAGGGGAAACCCTATTGGGCTCAGACAGTCACACCCCCACCGCAGGTGGAGTAGGAATGGTAGGTATTGGTGCTGGTGGATTGGATGTAGCCGTAGCCATGGCCGGAGGTCCTTTTTGTATGGTTTGTCCTAAAGTAATTAGGGTGAATCTTAGGGGAAAATTACCCCCCTGGGTAAGTGCCAAGGATGTAGTGTTAAAGGTGTTAGAAATATTTGGCACAAAAGGCAATGTGGGTTGCGTGTTTGAATATACCGGTGAAGGAGTCAAGTATCTAACCGTGCCTGAACGGGCCACTATTACTAATATGGGTGCAGAATGTGGAGTAACGTTTTCTATTTTTCCCAGTGATGAGAACACCAGAAAATTTTTAAGGGCACAGGCCAGAGAGATCAACTGGACGTCCCTTTCACCTGATGAAGATGCTCATTATGATAAAGAGGTAGAAATTAATTTAAGTGAGCTGGTTCCGCTCATTGCCTGTCCACATAGTCCTGGTAATGTTAAAAAGGTAGAAGAAGTAGCAGGGATCTCAGTAGATCAAGTTTGTATTGGTAGTTGCACCAATTCTTCTTATCGAGATTTGATGATTGTGGCTCAAATCCTGGATGGTAAAAAGTGCCATCCTGATGTCAGTTTTGTAGTGGCACCAGGTTCCAGGCAGGTCTTACGCATGCTGGCTAAAAATGGTGCTTTGGATAAGCTAGTTGCGGCTGGAGCCAGAATTGCGGAATGTGCCTGTGGCTTTTGTATTGGAAACAGTCAAGCCCCCAGGAGTAACGGAATTTCACTGCGCACTATAAATCGTAATTTTTTAGGCCGGTGTGGCACAAAAACCGCTCAAGTCTATTTAGTAAGTCCTGAGACTGCGGCAGCAGCGGTAATTACCGGACAAATAACCGACCCCCGCACATTGGATATAACTTATCCTGAGATTGAGATGCCAGAACAATTTTTAATTGATGATGCTATGTTTATCCATCCTGCTTCTGAGCCAGAAAAGATTGAGATTTACCGCGGTCCTAATATTGGGGAACCACCTAAAAATGAGCCTATGCCAGAAAAGATAGAGGGTGTTGTCACTATAAAAGTAGGAGATGAAATTACTACTGACCACATTATTCCTGCGGGTAGCCGCATGAAGTATCGTTCAAATGTGCCCAAATATGCCGAGTTTGTATTTGAAGTAATTGACCCTGAATTTCATAAACGCGCCAAGACATATAAAGAACAGGGGAAACACAATGTCATTGTAAGTGGTTTGAGTTATGGGCAGGGTTCATCCAGAGAACATGCTGCCATTTGTCCTATGTATTTAGGTGTAAAGGCTGTTATTGGCAAGTCCTTTGAACGAATCCATGCCGCTAATTTAGTGAATTTTGGTATAGCTCCCTTATTGTTTAAAAATCCAGCGGATTATGACGCCATTGAGCAAGGTGATGAATTGGAGATCCCTAGTATTAGGGAAAAAATAAAGGCAGGAGAAGATTTAGTAGTAGAGAATAAGACCAAGGGCACAAAGTTTGAAGTTACCTATCAATTATCAGAAAGGGAAAAACAAATATTATTAGCAGGTGGGACTTTGGCCTACATGAAAGGTAAAGCTTAG
- the mdh gene encoding malate dehydrogenase yields MKRHKVSIIGAGAVGAIVAQNLAQRDAADIVLLDVAEGIPQGKALDLLHASPIYKFHGVIEGTNDYTSTVDSNIVVITAGMPRKPGMSRKDLLSTNVNITRNVVHEAMKYSPEAVIMVVANPVDVLTHIAYKKSGLPRNRVIGLSGTLDSIRLQSFIAQAVGVSAEDVMAMVIGAHGKDNMLPLMRLANVCGIPVKELLDEETLEKIEKRTREAGAEVVSLLKTRSAFYGPGAIVAEMIEAILKDRNKVFPAAVFLTGEYGIQDCTLAVPVILGKNGIKKILEINLTEEEKASLHAAAQAVKEMLASIEL; encoded by the coding sequence ATGAAAAGACATAAAGTAAGTATTATTGGGGCAGGGGCAGTAGGCGCTATAGTCGCCCAGAATTTAGCTCAAAGGGATGCTGCTGATATTGTGCTTTTAGATGTAGCTGAGGGAATACCACAAGGAAAGGCCCTTGATCTGTTACACGCATCACCAATATATAAATTCCATGGAGTAATTGAGGGAACTAATGATTATACTTCAACTGTGGATTCCAATATAGTAGTTATTACTGCTGGGATGCCACGTAAACCAGGGATGTCTCGAAAGGATTTGCTTTCTACCAATGTAAACATTACGAGGAATGTGGTCCATGAGGCGATGAAATATTCACCTGAGGCGGTTATTATGGTGGTAGCCAATCCTGTAGATGTCCTAACACATATAGCCTATAAAAAAAGCGGTTTGCCAAGAAACCGGGTAATAGGATTGTCAGGTACTTTGGATTCTATTAGGCTTCAAAGTTTTATTGCTCAAGCAGTGGGGGTTTCAGCCGAGGATGTGATGGCTATGGTGATTGGAGCACATGGCAAAGATAATATGCTTCCTTTAATGCGGTTGGCCAATGTATGTGGAATTCCCGTAAAAGAATTGCTGGATGAAGAGACCCTAGAAAAGATAGAAAAAAGAACCAGAGAGGCAGGGGCAGAAGTAGTTTCTTTATTAAAAACACGCAGTGCCTTTTATGGTCCTGGGGCTATCGTAGCTGAGATGATTGAGGCTATCCTTAAAGATAGAAATAAAGTCTTCCCTGCTGCTGTGTTTCTTACCGGAGAATATGGTATCCAAGATTGCACCCTAGCGGTGCCTGTAATATTGGGTAAAAATGGGATAAAGAAGATTTTAGAAATAAACCTTACTGAAGAAGAAAAGGCAAGCTTACATGCAGCAGCCCAAGCAGTAAAGGAAATGCTAGCTAGTATAGAATTATGA